From a single Streptomyces rubradiris genomic region:
- a CDS encoding TetR/AcrR family transcriptional regulator → MTTNAASADEPPARPRRRAPAGAAVLREDVTEAIRTAVFEELAAVGYARMSIEGIARRAGVGKTAVYRRWRSKLHLVLDVVSAMAVTGFPVPDTGSLEGDLRLLYEVTSRALRHPVASQVIPDLQAEAARNPDLAEAFRKALRDGQEGVASRIVAAAEQRGELRAGADPELALDLISGPLYWRSVVIRGPKPPKGYLEKLARTTAAALRAL, encoded by the coding sequence ATGACGACGAACGCCGCCTCCGCCGACGAGCCGCCGGCGCGTCCGCGCCGCCGCGCGCCCGCCGGGGCCGCCGTGCTCCGGGAGGACGTGACCGAGGCCATCCGGACGGCGGTCTTCGAGGAGCTGGCCGCCGTCGGCTACGCCCGCATGTCCATCGAGGGCATCGCCCGGCGGGCCGGCGTCGGCAAGACGGCGGTGTACCGGCGCTGGCGTTCCAAGCTCCACCTGGTCCTGGACGTGGTCTCCGCGATGGCGGTGACCGGCTTCCCGGTGCCCGACACCGGCTCCCTGGAGGGGGACCTCCGCCTGCTGTACGAGGTCACCTCCCGCGCCCTGCGCCACCCGGTCGCCTCCCAGGTCATCCCCGACCTCCAGGCCGAGGCGGCCCGCAACCCCGATCTCGCCGAGGCCTTCCGGAAGGCCCTGCGGGACGGCCAGGAGGGCGTGGCCAGCCGGATCGTGGCGGCGGCCGAACAGCGGGGCGAACTGCGCGCCGGGGCCGACCCGGAGCTGGCCCTCGACCTGATCTCCGGCCCGCTGTACTGGCGCTCGGTGGTGATCCGGGGCCCGAAACCGCCGAAGGGCTACCTGGAGAAGCTGGCCCGGACCACGGCGGCGGCCCTCAGGGCGCTGTGA
- a CDS encoding glycosyltransferase 87 family protein, whose amino-acid sequence MNRLRVTPGPIVTLIALWLATRALMLWLTAHSGPRLLGGGAVTREVWRLYHHWYGVLAHGSFPVHDTLWQYPPGAGAVLLAPGLLPGLTYFQAFVLLTLAADAVTVAALLRAGSRPGRSLLGAALWTGGLPLLLHLPLARYDVQVTALAVLSLLALARSPRAGGALAALGALVKVWPALVLLGTPRGRPTRGAWLSAAWTGAGCLAVLAVFFTHPLSFLREQGGRGVQIESLGGTALNLARHFGWSGRSRYQYGAVELVGPYVRAVAVASLTLTVLSFGLLVLWRVRARHFGEATPFDAALSAVLLFTVTSRVISPQYMIWLIGLAAVCLTSRHTVQRPVAVLVLAASALSTVAFPMYYREVIDGTWAGCLLMLARNGLLTAAAVLSFVRLWRSARPAAGGTGPTTRPRPGSDRLPDRALSAS is encoded by the coding sequence ATGAACCGTCTCCGTGTCACCCCCGGACCGATCGTCACCCTCATCGCCCTGTGGCTCGCCACCCGCGCCCTGATGCTGTGGCTGACCGCGCACAGCGGCCCCCGGCTGCTGGGCGGGGGCGCGGTCACCCGGGAGGTGTGGCGGCTGTACCACCACTGGTACGGCGTGCTCGCGCACGGCTCCTTCCCGGTGCACGACACGCTGTGGCAGTACCCGCCGGGCGCGGGCGCGGTGCTGCTGGCGCCGGGGCTGCTGCCCGGCCTGACCTACTTCCAGGCGTTCGTGCTGCTCACCCTGGCCGCGGACGCGGTGACCGTGGCGGCGCTGCTGCGCGCGGGCAGCCGACCCGGCCGCAGCCTGCTCGGCGCGGCCCTGTGGACCGGCGGCCTGCCGCTGCTGCTGCACCTGCCGCTGGCCCGCTACGACGTCCAGGTCACCGCCCTGGCCGTGCTCTCCCTGCTGGCCCTGGCCCGCTCCCCGCGCGCGGGCGGCGCTCTCGCGGCGCTGGGCGCGCTGGTGAAGGTGTGGCCCGCGCTGGTGCTGCTGGGCACGCCCCGGGGCCGGCCGACGCGCGGGGCGTGGCTGTCGGCGGCCTGGACCGGGGCCGGGTGCCTGGCCGTGCTCGCGGTGTTCTTCACCCACCCGCTGTCCTTCCTGCGGGAGCAGGGCGGCCGGGGCGTGCAGATCGAGTCGCTCGGCGGTACGGCGCTCAACCTGGCCCGGCACTTCGGCTGGTCCGGCCGGTCCCGCTACCAGTACGGCGCGGTGGAACTGGTCGGCCCGTATGTCCGCGCGGTCGCCGTCGCCTCCCTCACGCTGACCGTGCTCTCCTTCGGGCTGCTGGTGCTGTGGCGGGTGCGGGCGCGGCACTTCGGCGAGGCGACGCCGTTCGACGCGGCGCTGAGCGCGGTGCTGCTGTTCACGGTCACCAGCCGGGTGATCAGCCCGCAGTACATGATCTGGCTGATCGGGCTGGCCGCCGTCTGCCTGACCTCGCGGCACACCGTCCAGCGGCCGGTGGCAGTGCTCGTCCTGGCGGCGTCCGCGCTGAGCACGGTGGCGTTCCCGATGTACTACCGCGAGGTGATCGACGGCACCTGGGCGGGCTGTCTGCTGATGCTGGCCCGCAACGGGCTGCTGACGGCCGCCGCCGTGCTGTCCTTCGTACGGCTGTGGCGGTCCGCGCGCCCGGCGGCCGGCGGCACCGGGCCCACGACGCGGCCCCGGCCCGGCTCCGACCGCCTCCCGGACCGGGCACTGAGCGCGTCGTAG
- a CDS encoding glycosyltransferase family 39 protein — MPALVMLVLGLWRLDRGGMWRDEAVSFQVGRRTVPQIWHLLHDVDAVHGLYYLLVHAVLAVRPGEVALRLPSVCAAAATAALVAELGRRLLRPRAGLWAGLLYAVTPMAGHYAQEGRSYALVAAGATAATLLFVRAVRGGAWRAYGVVLAVTCWLHEFAVLLLLAHAVSLALARAGRRAWRGWGCAAAAVVLALLPLAVVSRGQSAQLAWLRSPTAETAGGLLRTFLGPADSVYWVCLALGCLGLSRLTGRRGEPTCAGVALPVTVVPPLVLMLVSQASPLYVDRYVLYALSGAPLLVACGAERVVGAVERMWGRRRRAGGRPLASPALTLLGVAAVALSVFHQFPLLRDDRDPGSRADDLGAVSRAAGRELADGDAVVFVPAAMRNVALTYPRPFRGTRDVLRVAGAAESGTLYGREAGVAELRRRLERLDRVWVVGDRRLLGARWVPRNPVERAKVTTLWQQFTGREEAVRGMATVRLYVRPVSARPPSAPPRPGRR, encoded by the coding sequence GTGCCCGCGCTGGTGATGCTGGTCCTCGGGCTGTGGCGGCTGGACCGGGGCGGCATGTGGCGTGACGAGGCCGTCAGCTTCCAGGTGGGGCGCCGAACCGTGCCGCAGATCTGGCACCTGCTGCACGACGTGGACGCGGTGCACGGCCTGTACTACCTGCTGGTGCACGCCGTCCTCGCCGTCCGCCCCGGCGAGGTCGCGCTGCGGCTGCCGTCGGTGTGCGCGGCGGCGGCCACGGCGGCGCTGGTGGCCGAGCTCGGCCGTCGGCTGCTTCGGCCGCGGGCCGGACTGTGGGCCGGGCTGCTCTACGCCGTCACGCCGATGGCCGGGCACTACGCGCAGGAGGGCCGCTCCTACGCCCTGGTCGCGGCCGGTGCCACCGCGGCGACGCTGCTGTTCGTACGGGCCGTGCGCGGCGGTGCCTGGCGGGCCTACGGCGTGGTCCTCGCCGTCACCTGCTGGCTGCACGAGTTCGCCGTGCTGCTGCTGCTCGCCCACGCGGTGTCGCTGGCGCTGGCCCGGGCCGGACGGCGGGCATGGCGGGGCTGGGGGTGCGCGGCGGCGGCGGTCGTGCTCGCGCTGCTGCCGCTGGCGGTGGTGTCGCGGGGCCAGTCGGCGCAGCTGGCGTGGCTGCGCTCGCCCACGGCGGAGACGGCCGGGGGTCTGCTGCGCACGTTCCTGGGGCCGGCCGACTCGGTGTACTGGGTGTGTCTCGCGCTGGGCTGCCTGGGCCTGTCGCGCCTGACCGGGCGGCGGGGGGAGCCGACGTGCGCGGGGGTGGCGCTGCCGGTGACGGTGGTGCCGCCGCTGGTGCTGATGCTGGTGTCCCAGGCATCGCCCTTGTACGTCGACCGGTACGTGCTCTACGCCCTGTCGGGGGCGCCGCTGCTGGTGGCCTGCGGGGCGGAGCGGGTGGTGGGGGCGGTGGAGCGGATGTGGGGGCGCCGCCGGCGGGCGGGGGGCCGGCCCCTGGCATCCCCGGCCCTCACCCTCCTCGGTGTCGCCGCCGTCGCCCTCTCGGTGTTCCACCAGTTCCCCCTCCTCCGCGACGACCGCGACCCCGGGTCCCGGGCGGACGACCTGGGGGCCGTCTCCCGGGCCGCCGGGCGGGAACTGGCGGACGGGGACGCCGTCGTGTTCGTCCCGGCGGCCATGCGGAACGTGGCGCTCACGTATCCCCGGCCGTTCCGCGGCACCCGGGACGTGCTGCGGGTGGCGGGGGCGGCGGAGTCCGGGACGCTGTACGGGCGCGAGGCCGGCGTGGCCGAGCTGCGCCGCAGGCTGGAGCGGCTGGACCGGGTGTGGGTGGTCGGGGACCGCCGGCTGCTCGGCGCCCGCTGGGTGCCGCGCAACCCCGTGGAACGGGCGAAGGTGACCACGCTCTGGCAGCAGTTCACCGGCCGTGAGGAGGCCGTGCGGGGGATGGCGACCGTACGGCTCTACGTCCGCCCGGTCAGCGCGCGGCCTCCGTCCGCGCCGCCGCGTCCAGGGCGGCGGTGA
- a CDS encoding MarR family winged helix-turn-helix transcriptional regulator, with translation MTEPEWLRLDRQICFSLHAASRAFTGVYRVLLQDLGLTYPQYLVMLVLWEQGELPVKKLGERLRLDSGTLSPLVKRLETAGLVRRERSAEDERSVLVRLTGEGAALRERALEVPRRIMSATGFDPAEIGELRERLDRLTAALDAAARTEAAR, from the coding sequence ATGACCGAACCGGAGTGGCTCCGCCTGGACCGCCAGATCTGCTTCTCCCTGCACGCCGCGTCCCGCGCCTTCACCGGCGTCTACCGCGTCCTCCTCCAGGACCTCGGGCTCACCTACCCCCAGTACCTGGTGATGCTGGTGCTGTGGGAACAGGGCGAGCTGCCCGTCAAGAAGCTCGGCGAGCGGTTGCGGCTGGACTCCGGCACGCTGTCCCCGCTGGTCAAGCGGCTGGAGACGGCCGGTCTGGTACGGCGTGAGCGCAGCGCCGAGGACGAGCGGTCGGTCCTCGTCCGGCTCACCGGGGAGGGCGCGGCGCTGCGCGAGCGGGCGCTGGAGGTGCCGCGCCGGATCATGTCGGCGACCGGCTTCGACCCGGCGGAGATCGGCGAGCTGCGCGAGCGGCTCGACCGGCTCACCGCCGCCCTGGACGCGGCGGCGCGGACGGAGGCCGCGCGCTGA
- a CDS encoding organic hydroperoxide resistance protein, producing the protein MDALYTAVATATHGREGRAVSSDGRIDLALAMPVELGGDGQGSNPEQLFAAGYAACFGSALGLVGRQAKVDVSDAAVTAEVGIGKQGEGFGLKVTLRVELPDTVDQATGRELVEAAHQVCPYSNATRGNIDVDLVIE; encoded by the coding sequence ATGGACGCGCTCTACACCGCCGTCGCCACCGCGACCCACGGCCGCGAGGGCCGTGCCGTCTCCTCCGACGGCCGGATCGACCTCGCCCTGGCCATGCCGGTCGAGCTGGGCGGCGACGGCCAGGGCAGCAATCCCGAGCAGCTCTTCGCCGCCGGGTACGCCGCCTGCTTCGGCAGCGCCCTCGGCCTGGTCGGCCGCCAGGCGAAGGTCGACGTCAGCGACGCCGCCGTGACCGCCGAGGTGGGCATAGGCAAGCAGGGCGAGGGCTTCGGGCTGAAGGTCACCCTGCGCGTCGAACTGCCCGACACGGTGGACCAGGCCACCGGCCGCGAGCTGGTCGAGGCCGCCCACCAGGTCTGCCCGTACTCCAACGCCACCCGCGGCAACATCGACGTCGACCTCGTCATCGAGTAG
- a CDS encoding bifunctional glycosyltransferase/CDP-glycerol:glycerophosphate glycerophosphotransferase → MPRFSVIVPCYRVQAFLPECLDSVLGQSFGDFELIAVDDRSPDDCGAILDEYARRDARVKVLHLPENVGLGPARNAGLPHATGDYLLFLDSDDTLTPGALEAVAGRLAETADPDVLVFDYARTYWWGGTRRNVLAHLLAKEEVFTAAEYPGILDLLMVVWNKAYRRDFVTEHGFAFPPGYYEDTPWTFPVMLSARRIAALDRICVHYRQRRQGSILSTTSRKHFDIHDQYERVFAYLAGRPELASWRPYLHRKMGEHCLDILAKPDRLPPADKAEFFRRTARMFRAHRPGGARVDGEVAVLTGSWTGYRLRRQSARAGREAARRAGRARRAAAARAGAGWAALNARRPLDERLVVYSASSHRGVLGDPAAIYQAAREIAPELRGVWVVRDEETAAGLPDGVEHVIVGSRRYLEVTARAKFFVNDVNWPGTLAKRPGSVHIHTHQCTPLKYLGADLRDKPGARLGVDVPRMLRRADRWDFSLVASRHAELVWERAYPCHFTSVRTGSPRNDVLVRGGPGGFRERHGIPEDHTVVLYAPTRRDYRRGGYVDRIDLARFAAGLGAGHTLVVRLHPSLAAGPARGMGLAELARRRIVVDATDEPHLADVLLAADALVTDYSSVMFDYAVLDRPIVVHADDWPAFAASRGTYLDLTAEPPGHVTRGFRELSGLFRSGGWRDGESARLRAAFRARFCEFEDGRAAERVVRTLLLGEPPSGPASRIPGQSGSRDALSPA, encoded by the coding sequence GTGCCCCGCTTCAGTGTGATCGTGCCCTGCTACCGGGTGCAGGCCTTCCTGCCCGAGTGCCTGGACTCGGTGCTCGGGCAGTCCTTCGGGGACTTCGAGCTGATCGCCGTGGACGACCGCTCCCCGGACGACTGCGGCGCGATCCTGGACGAGTACGCCCGGCGCGATGCGCGGGTGAAGGTGCTGCACCTGCCGGAGAACGTGGGCCTCGGCCCGGCCCGCAATGCCGGGCTCCCGCACGCCACCGGCGACTACCTGCTCTTCCTGGACAGCGACGACACCCTCACCCCGGGCGCGCTGGAGGCCGTGGCCGGCCGGCTCGCCGAGACCGCCGACCCGGACGTGCTGGTCTTCGACTACGCGCGCACCTACTGGTGGGGCGGCACCCGGCGCAACGTCCTCGCGCACCTGCTGGCCAAGGAGGAGGTGTTCACCGCCGCGGAGTACCCGGGCATCCTGGACCTGCTGATGGTGGTCTGGAACAAGGCCTACCGCCGGGACTTCGTCACCGAGCACGGCTTCGCCTTCCCGCCGGGCTACTACGAGGACACCCCCTGGACGTTCCCGGTCATGCTCAGCGCCCGCCGGATCGCCGCCCTGGACCGGATCTGCGTGCACTACCGGCAGCGCCGGCAGGGCAGCATCCTGTCCACCACCAGCCGCAAGCACTTCGACATCCACGACCAGTACGAGCGGGTCTTCGCGTATCTGGCCGGGCGGCCGGAGCTGGCGTCCTGGCGGCCGTATCTGCACCGCAAGATGGGCGAGCACTGCCTGGACATCCTGGCCAAGCCGGACCGGCTGCCGCCCGCCGACAAGGCCGAGTTCTTCCGGCGCACGGCCCGGATGTTCCGCGCCCACCGGCCCGGGGGCGCCCGGGTGGACGGCGAGGTCGCCGTGCTGACCGGTTCCTGGACCGGGTACCGGCTGCGGCGGCAGTCGGCGCGGGCCGGGCGGGAGGCGGCCCGGCGGGCGGGCCGGGCACGCCGGGCCGCCGCCGCGCGGGCCGGCGCCGGCTGGGCCGCGCTCAACGCCCGCCGCCCGCTGGACGAGCGCCTCGTGGTGTACTCGGCGTCCTCGCACCGGGGCGTGCTCGGCGACCCGGCGGCGATCTACCAGGCGGCCCGCGAGATCGCGCCGGAGCTGCGCGGGGTGTGGGTGGTGCGGGACGAGGAGACGGCGGCGGGACTGCCGGACGGCGTGGAGCACGTGATCGTCGGCTCGCGGCGCTATCTGGAGGTCACCGCGCGCGCGAAGTTCTTCGTCAACGACGTCAACTGGCCCGGCACCCTGGCCAAGCGCCCCGGCAGCGTGCACATCCACACCCACCAGTGCACCCCGCTGAAGTACCTGGGCGCCGATCTGCGGGACAAGCCCGGCGCGCGGCTCGGCGTCGACGTGCCGCGGATGCTGCGCCGGGCCGACCGCTGGGACTTCAGCCTGGTCGCGAGCCGCCACGCCGAGCTGGTGTGGGAGCGGGCCTACCCCTGTCACTTCACCTCGGTGCGCACCGGAAGCCCGCGCAACGACGTGCTGGTGCGCGGCGGGCCCGGCGGTTTCCGGGAGCGGCACGGCATCCCGGAAGACCACACGGTGGTGCTGTACGCGCCGACCCGCCGGGACTACCGGCGCGGCGGGTACGTGGACCGGATCGACCTGGCCCGGTTCGCGGCCGGTCTCGGCGCGGGGCACACGCTGGTGGTCCGGCTGCACCCGTCGCTGGCGGCCGGCCCGGCGCGGGGCATGGGCCTGGCGGAGCTGGCCCGGCGCCGGATCGTGGTGGACGCGACCGACGAACCGCACCTGGCGGACGTCCTGCTCGCGGCGGACGCGCTGGTCACCGACTACTCGTCGGTGATGTTCGACTACGCCGTCCTGGACCGGCCGATCGTGGTCCACGCCGACGACTGGCCCGCGTTCGCCGCGAGCCGGGGCACCTACCTCGACCTCACCGCCGAGCCGCCGGGCCATGTCACCCGCGGTTTCCGGGAGCTGTCCGGGCTGTTCCGCTCGGGCGGCTGGCGGGACGGGGAGTCCGCGCGGCTGCGGGCCGCGTTCCGCGCCCGGTTCTGCGAGTTCGAGGACGGGCGGGCCGCCGAGCGGGTGGTGCGGACGCTGCTGCTGGGCGAGCCGCCGTCCGGCCCGGCGTCCCGGATCCCGGGCCAGTCCGGGTCCCGGGACGCGCTGTCGCCGGCGTAG
- a CDS encoding bifunctional glycosyltransferase/CDP-glycerol:glycerophosphate glycerophosphotransferase, with protein sequence MPRFSIIVPSHGVAGRLSQALDSVLGQSFGDLQLIPVCDAPDAAAEVAAGYAGRDSRVTVVHSPPSAGLSGARNTGMRAATGTYVLFLDGDDLLLPGALAVVDARLSEVAGVDVLYCEHERAPWWEGEPATPAGPLPAKAPLGAFAPAELPGLTGVQLPAWSAVYRRAFLTERELVFPDGHFTDLGWGGLVTVAAGRIAVLRRAVVRHRSRRQGSRLNLPGPHQHTLLDQVERVLTRAAEAELPPERTGPLFDQVFAMVLKTASRPERLPSGHRAFFRRAARLYRLHRPAGHRVPDGSPGVQHRLLAAGAYGAFRALRGAHRAAGATVARLPRPRAARTRLRYARDLRRPLDPGLAVYCAYWGRGYACNPAAIHAKARELAPHIRSVFLVEAGREHTVPDGVEYAVLGSRRSWEVLARATYLINNANFAEGVVKRPGSVHLQTQHGTPLKTMGVDQSVYPVVAARSGSFTKLLGRVDRWDFNLSSNRHSTRMWERAFPGSYEQLEYGYPRNDVYYTATARDVARIRRELGIPEGRTAVLYAPTHRDHHTGFEPGLDLEAFCRAAGENVVVLLRAHYFYDRGGPRGSGRIIDVTAHRSTEDVCLAADALITDYSSIMFDYANLDRPIVIHADDWEVYRETRGVYFDLMAEPPGLVARTPGELAAVFRDGSYAGPRARALRAAFRERFCEFDDGRAAERVVRRVLLGEPPQALPPVLPLAERVPAPAATLTRS encoded by the coding sequence ATGCCCCGCTTCAGCATCATCGTCCCGTCCCATGGGGTCGCCGGACGGCTGTCCCAGGCGCTGGACTCGGTCCTCGGCCAGTCCTTCGGCGACCTCCAGCTGATCCCGGTCTGCGACGCCCCCGACGCCGCGGCCGAGGTCGCCGCCGGGTACGCGGGGCGGGACTCCCGGGTGACCGTCGTCCACTCGCCGCCGTCCGCCGGGCTGAGCGGGGCGCGCAACACCGGGATGCGGGCGGCGACCGGCACCTATGTGCTGTTCCTGGACGGTGACGACCTGCTGCTGCCGGGGGCGCTGGCGGTGGTGGACGCCCGGCTGTCCGAGGTCGCCGGGGTGGACGTGCTGTACTGCGAGCACGAGCGCGCCCCCTGGTGGGAGGGCGAGCCGGCGACCCCGGCCGGGCCGCTGCCGGCGAAGGCCCCGCTCGGTGCCTTCGCCCCCGCCGAGCTGCCCGGCCTGACCGGCGTCCAGCTGCCCGCGTGGAGCGCCGTGTACCGCCGGGCCTTCCTCACCGAGCGGGAACTCGTCTTCCCGGACGGGCACTTCACGGACCTGGGCTGGGGCGGGCTGGTGACCGTCGCGGCCGGGCGGATCGCGGTGCTGCGCCGGGCCGTCGTGCGCCACCGGTCCCGCCGCCAGGGCAGCCGGCTGAACCTGCCCGGCCCGCACCAGCACACCCTGCTGGACCAGGTGGAGCGGGTGCTGACCCGGGCGGCCGAGGCGGAGCTGCCTCCCGAGCGGACCGGGCCGCTGTTCGACCAGGTGTTCGCGATGGTGCTGAAGACGGCGTCCCGGCCGGAGCGGCTGCCCTCGGGGCACCGGGCGTTCTTCCGTCGCGCGGCCCGGCTCTACCGGCTGCACCGCCCGGCCGGCCACCGGGTGCCGGACGGCAGCCCCGGCGTGCAGCACCGGCTGCTGGCGGCGGGCGCGTACGGCGCGTTCCGCGCCCTGCGCGGCGCCCACCGGGCGGCCGGCGCCACCGTCGCCCGGCTGCCGCGCCCGCGCGCGGCCCGCACCCGGCTGCGCTACGCCCGCGACCTGCGCCGCCCGCTCGATCCCGGCCTCGCCGTGTACTGCGCGTACTGGGGCCGGGGGTACGCCTGCAACCCGGCGGCGATCCACGCCAAGGCCCGGGAGCTGGCCCCGCACATCCGCTCGGTGTTCCTGGTCGAGGCCGGCCGGGAACACACCGTGCCGGACGGCGTCGAGTACGCGGTGCTCGGTTCGCGCCGCTCCTGGGAGGTGCTGGCCCGGGCCACGTACCTGATCAACAACGCCAACTTCGCCGAGGGCGTGGTCAAGCGGCCGGGCAGCGTGCACCTGCAGACCCAGCACGGCACCCCGCTGAAGACGATGGGCGTGGACCAGTCGGTGTACCCGGTGGTCGCGGCCCGCTCCGGCAGCTTCACCAAGCTGCTGGGCCGGGTCGACCGCTGGGACTTCAACCTGTCGTCCAACCGCCACTCCACCCGGATGTGGGAACGCGCCTTCCCGGGCTCCTACGAACAGCTGGAGTACGGCTATCCGCGCAACGACGTCTACTACACGGCGACCGCCCGTGACGTGGCCCGGATCCGCCGTGAGCTGGGCATCCCGGAGGGCCGGACGGCCGTGCTGTACGCGCCGACCCACCGCGACCACCACACCGGCTTCGAGCCGGGCCTGGACCTGGAGGCGTTCTGCCGGGCGGCCGGGGAGAACGTCGTCGTGCTGCTGCGCGCCCACTACTTCTACGACCGGGGCGGCCCGCGCGGCTCGGGCCGGATCATCGACGTCACCGCGCACCGCTCGACGGAGGACGTGTGCCTGGCGGCGGACGCGCTGATCACCGACTACTCGTCCATCATGTTCGACTACGCCAACCTGGACCGGCCGATCGTGATCCACGCCGACGACTGGGAGGTGTACCGGGAGACCCGGGGCGTCTACTTCGACCTGATGGCCGAGCCGCCGGGCCTGGTCGCCCGGACGCCCGGGGAGCTGGCCGCCGTGTTCCGCGACGGCTCGTACGCCGGTCCCCGGGCGCGGGCGCTGCGGGCCGCGTTCCGGGAGCGGTTCTGCGAGTTCGACGACGGGCGGGCCGCCGAGCGGGTGGTGCGCCGGGTGCTGCTCGGCGAGCCGCCTCAGGCGCTGCCGCCCGTGCTCCCGCTCGCCGAGCGCGTCCCCGCCCCCGCCGCGACCCTCACGAGGAGCTGA
- a CDS encoding carbohydrate ABC transporter permease, whose protein sequence is MTVTTEGVRKAGTARAVPARRSVGARIVERLGGGLVRVVLIVVGLFWLVPTIGLLVSSLRSPQDMSASGWWTVFTEPSRLTVDSYRTLLENSDITNSLLNTVLITVPATVLVVVIGALAGYAFAWMEFPGRDWWFLGVVSLLVVPVQVALIPIAELFGKIGLFGSILGVILFHTGFGLPFAVFLLRNFFAEIPRELLEAARLDGAGELRLFARVVMPLGGPAIASLGIFQFLWVWNDMLVALVFTKSGTQPITVALQTQVRQFGNNIDVLAPGAFLSMVIPLAVFFAFQRQFVSGVMAGAVK, encoded by the coding sequence ATGACGGTGACCACCGAAGGCGTCCGGAAGGCCGGGACGGCACGGGCGGTTCCCGCCCGGCGGTCGGTCGGCGCCCGGATCGTGGAGCGGCTGGGCGGCGGGCTGGTCCGCGTGGTGCTGATCGTCGTGGGCCTGTTCTGGCTGGTGCCGACCATCGGCCTGCTGGTGTCCTCGCTGCGCTCGCCGCAGGACATGAGCGCGAGCGGCTGGTGGACGGTGTTCACCGAGCCGTCCCGGCTCACCGTGGACAGCTACCGGACGCTGCTGGAGAACTCCGACATCACGAACTCGCTGCTGAACACCGTGCTGATCACGGTCCCGGCGACGGTCCTGGTCGTGGTGATCGGGGCGCTGGCCGGGTACGCGTTCGCGTGGATGGAGTTCCCGGGCCGGGACTGGTGGTTCCTGGGCGTGGTGAGCCTGCTGGTGGTGCCCGTGCAGGTGGCGCTGATCCCGATCGCCGAACTCTTCGGCAAGATCGGGCTGTTCGGGTCGATCCTCGGGGTGATCCTGTTCCACACCGGGTTCGGGCTGCCGTTCGCGGTGTTCCTGCTGCGGAACTTCTTCGCGGAGATCCCGCGCGAACTGCTGGAGGCGGCCCGCCTGGACGGCGCCGGTGAACTGCGGCTGTTCGCCCGGGTGGTGATGCCGCTGGGCGGCCCGGCGATCGCCAGTCTCGGCATCTTCCAGTTCCTGTGGGTGTGGAACGACATGCTGGTCGCGCTGGTGTTCACCAAGTCGGGCACCCAGCCGATCACGGTGGCCCTGCAGACGCAGGTACGGCAGTTCGGCAACAACATCGACGTCCTGGCGCCCGGCGCGTTCCTCTCCATGGTGATCCCGCTGGCCGTGTTCTTCGCGTTCCAGCGGCAGTTCGTGTCCGGCGTGATGGCGGGCGCGGTGAAGTAA